Below is a window of Podarcis muralis chromosome 5, rPodMur119.hap1.1, whole genome shotgun sequence DNA.
tcaggccaaaggccagtTGAGTCCTAGGGGAAACTCACAAGCCCGGCCTGAATGCCACAGCACTCTcttcacttgtgatttccagtgactgatattcagaggcatgctgcctccaagaGCAGAGAGAGGACACAGCCAATTTGCAAGCAGGTTGTTTGCCTTTGCAACCAACATTTTTGGCTGCTCTCAGCAACCCCTGAATGGAAATACTCTCCTaccatatatttttttcttatcTGGGCTGATTGTTTCAAGCAGAAGGGATTGTGTGGAACTGGATTGCTCATTCCATGGCATTCTGTTGAGCTGAAGTGTTTTGAAAGAACAGTCTTGGCACTGGGTGCTGAAATGCCATAGGGATGCTAGCAAACCTTCTGCCAAGGAGCTTATAGGAACAAAAAACAGCTCATCAGCTGGCCATCGATCACAGCTCACTTTGAGATTAAACTTAGTATCATTAGCATTGATTGATTTCAATGCATGCTCTCAATTTAGAAAGCCCCCTCGAGAGCAATGTTTCATAGGATTTCCCCAGACAAATCATGCTAGTTTATAGCACAAATGCACAGCTGTAGCCAATTTGTTGCACAGGTTTTagatcagggatagccaacatggtgccctccagatgtggttcaactcccttcagccccagtcaacaccAAGGAGGATGGAGGCTGTAggcaaacatctgcagggcacccaTGTTTCTAGAACTACCTTACTTCCAGAGTctgtgggaggagggaaggatATCATACCTAACATTCAGATATAAACATAAATATATAGTGTTATTGCTGGGGGAAATGCAATTCCCCCTTCTCCAGCACCACTTACCTTCAGAGTGGGGCTGTGTGGTTGCATTAGATACTCCTCAGGGGAGGATGTAGGGGAGCCTTCTTCATACTTTTGACATTTAACCAATTACTCAAGTGGCAGCATTTTCAGCAAccttcatttatatcccatcagTGACTGCAGACTGCATTCAGTAGTTGCTGAtggatttgtataacagcatctTTATGTGTTGTTCCACAATAGTGCTTGTGTCTTGTGatccccacacccaccccagtCAGAATACCCGTGTCATTTTCTGACCCAGATCTCCGTCTACAACTTAGGCACTTATACCAATGCAGAAATCGATTCATTTCAAGACCTCTGTGTTTGGGGTCTTGCCAGTTGTTCCTCCTCACATCCGCATCTCACAATAGGAATTTTCAGGCTTAAGAGACTTGAGGTGGAACTTGCTGTCCAGGTGAAACTGGCAAGGCCTCTCTGGAATATGATTTGAAACACAGGCACTTTAGCACCTGTGCAATTTCCCCTTTGCAGGGAGGGAATGCACTCCCCATTACCCATTGGGGCAAATACTGAAACAGCAGAAGGGGAATAGCAAGAGGGCTCTCCCTTGCAGGCAGTATGTTTTCCACTAATCATTACATGTGGACTGGATAGTACAGTAGGGCCTTTGAAAGGACTTTTAGGCAGAACAATTTAGACGGAAAACAACACTGCTGCCCTCTGTTGAGCAGCATGGCAAGACTGGCTACCATGAAGTTTTTAGAGCAGCCTCCCCCAAACtagtgcactccagatgttgttggactacagtcccTATCAGCCCTAGCAAATGGTATGGGATGAtaggagtcgtagtccaacaccTGAGAGGGACAGAGCTGGGGAAGGTTAGTCTAAAGATTACCACTTTTGCAGTCATAACTGCTGCTTGAATGAACACTTTGGCCCAGCCCTGGCATCTGACAACTGAAGCAATGTGGTTGCATTAGCAGTCCATTAGCAACTAAGGTAACATTAGCATGGTTGCAACATGGCATCTGcacccagaatgttattgggatTGGAGGATATTGTTTGAGTTGGCAGAAAATCAATCAAGCTTCCTTTTTTTCAGCTTGCAGTCCACCATGTAGCATGGCAACCTTTCCAAAGAGAATAGGTTGCTTTGCATTTACTCAGGGATGAAGCCAAAGGCCTCCGAGGAGGAAagccaaaccactgtgttagcagcacccaagtTGTAGCATCACCAAAGTCTCCTagggacacaagcctgggcagtatgcaTGGTGGTCCTGGGCTGCTGAGACAACACATCGCTGATGTGTTGGGCTGCAGGGCCACATCTCTGTTCTAACCTATTCACTGTGTGGAGGATCCTCACATAATTTAGAACCCTGAGCACTCAAGAGTTCCAGTTCCATGGGAAGCCCCCACATATGGAGAAGATCTAGATATATCTATATAGACAGGTGTAGATATTGGGCTCAACACAGGAGTGGAAGAATAATAGGAGTAGAATGAATGTGGGGTTTGGACCAAACACATGGCCCCACAGCCCCATTCACTTTGCTTGCCCTCTATGCACaagtaaaaaagtaaagtaaaggacccctggatggttaagtctagtcaaaggcgactatgggctgcagcgctcatctcactttcaggccaagggagctagcatttgtccgcagatagctttccgggtcatgtggccagcatgactaaaccacttctggtgcaacagaacaccatgatggaagccagagtgcacggaaatgccgtttaccttcccaccacagcagtacctatttatctacgtgcactggcgtgctttcgaactgctaggttggcaggagctgggacagagcaatgggagctcactcagtcacggggattcgaaccccaaccttctgatcagcaaggcgaagaggctcagtggtttagaccacagtgccacccgcataaaGTAGTACTTAACGAAAACTTTACAAAATATACACATTCCTTGACAAATCTGTTGAATGCTTGAAGCAGGATAtatcagctggatagctcagttggttatagtgtggtgctgatagcaccaaggttgcaggttcagtcctggtaagagacagctgcatgttcctgcactGCTGAGAGTTtaattagatgatcctcatggtctcttccaaccctatgattctttAGCATACAGTGTGGATCTGGATAcaactttcttctttttcttcttgaatTAAAAACCCACCCCTCCCCTCTGGTTCCCAAGAGAAGCGTTCACTTGACTCATCTCTCACTGGTACACATCACAATCACCAGAAAGTGACGGCACGACAATCAGGCAATACCAAAATGCTTTCCAGCAAGAAAGAACCTTAGCCAGCTTTTACTTAATGATGGCAACTTAATAGTTGCAGTTTTTCAGTTGGTTCTTTAATCTTTTCTGAGGTACTAATGCCACACTCTACTAAGAGATCCAACCTTCCAGGATCTGCCTTTACATAATAGAAACTGTATAacagcacatttactcagaagtcccgCTGAGTTCCAAGGGGCTTACTTCTAAGCAATTGTGCATAGGGCTGCAGCCCAACAGAATGATCctgcacatgtctactcagaaataagtcccactgtataTTGTCTGCGCTTAAGAGGTGGCAGGTATTTTCGTGAAGCCTGAAATTATTTTCTTCTTAAAACTCAGTTAACTCACAGCTAGATAGAGTACAAGGGCAAATTTAAGGTACAAGTTCCCCTGGCCAGGGATGGTCTTGCTTTTGCACAGCACAGCTAGTGGAAAATGACAGTTCCATGAAAAAAAATGAACCCATTTCTTCCCCATCACAAATTTTGAAGGCTTCTTATTCATTGAACAAAGAACTCAATGCTTCAGGCTTCAGAGGTAGAGTAAGTCTGGGATGGGGTACCTCCCTATGCTGCAATAGATTTCTGTATCTTGATATTTAAGGGTCACTTGTTTAAACCAACTAGAGATGTCTCATCACAGTCATTTTTTTCTGTCTGTTCTTCTAAGTGCACCCCCATCTGGTGAAAGTGAGGCACAGCTGATTTTCCCCAGGGACATTTTCTACAGCAGGAATATTTTCGCACCTTTCCTCATTGCCATTTGGAGATGCATTCATGAAGAAGCAACCAACTTGGCCGAGTTACAGCAATATCCATAATTAGTGTAAGAAACCCCTATGGATGCATCCCCCTGTACTACGCAACAAGTGGTTTGGAGTGAAAGCTTCAGGGGCCACCTTATGGCAAGCCAGGGGAATGATAACAAACCAATTAGCCGTACTTGCTTGGTGCTCCCTTTagcaagaagggaagggaagggatgttCTAGGCAATTAGGCATAACTGTCGTGACGGTGAGGTGTCCTTGGCATCTGACAAAGCAAAATTCAGCTGCCCCTTTGCAACCACGGGACAGACGGAATAAGAACACACAAAATGGCTAAACGCTACGGGAGACTCCAGTGCTGCTGCCCAATTTAGAGGACATTTCCATGTGACCAAAAGCCCAAATTTAATGCAGCCCTTGGAATGCAAGATTTCCTACAGGTCTCCAGGGCTGATGGGTGTAAATCCTGAGAGGAACGGCTCTACCTTGGCTTTCTTGCTGTTAACAGAAGTGTGGACCAGGGCTATGTCTTTGTGTCCCTAGCTGGAACCCAGCAAGCTGAGACAGAGTGGGACAAGGACCCAAGGTGCAGTCatacattcccccacccccaatcctctTCGGAAGACTCCATCATTATGAATGTTCCAGGTGTAGGGAGAATCTACAGCCTCCAGTTCTGCTGCAAGATGGTGGTTCTTTCCCTCggcttttcttctcctttgtAAAGTCTAGAATCATGACCCCTGTGTCCCTGGGACCTGAGGTTCAGGTGTAGTTTCCTGGACCACCAAGGGGAATAACAAAGACAGAGATATCATCTCCAGAGCCCAGCTTGTCATTGGCCAGCCTCCAGCCACGTTCCTTCAGAACCCCTCTGGACCTCACCACCAACTCCTGGGCCACCATTGTGTACCTGGGAAACAGAACCAGCCCATCAGAATGCACACCCACAATGCAAGAGATGTGGTAGAGTacagttatttttttaataaaaagtactTCTTTTAAGTGTGAATGGTGTTCACAATAATGATCTCATCCCACTTCATTCCCTGTGCAACTAATTAGGAAATTGTAGGCCAGTCATTCATTTACTCTCACTCACCTTTCAAATTTGGCCTGGCAGCAGGTGGGGGTATAAGGATCTGGCACATTGGccagaaaaggttccccacccatgttTAAAAACAGTAAAGTGCAAACAGTTGGTTGATTATATTCAAATGTATGTAATGAAgtttcaacttaaaaaaaaagaagcaaatttTGGGAAGCTGAAATTTTGAGCAAGAGAGTGGGCAGGAACCTCTAGCATAAAAATGGGATTTTGAATGGAAAAACAGCTGCCAGTTTAAAAGGTTAaacccctccttctccccacacCTACTACTCAAAATTGCAACCTTTTAAGGCTGCTTTTAATTTCCAAGAAATTGGTGCTTCAAACAAGGTAAGAGAAACAAAAAGCATTCATGTTCCAGAATAGAAAAGAGGTAAGAGAATAAACCAACCCCAGACTGAGAGCAAACAATGGACCTCAGAATCTTAGGAAATAAAGTCTCTGCTCAACCACTCTGGTGTAAGTATCCTCAGCACGCAGGTGCAAAACCTTGCCCCACTCACCTGCAAGGGTCATTGGGCTCATAGCCCATTAGGACATCAAATACCACATTGGCAACCTCTCGGTCATTGGTGACATCCCAGAGGCCATCTGTGCCCAGCACCAGCACATCGTCAGGGCAGTGCTCATACTGTGTGAGGTCATAAACGCGAACCTGCAGAAAAACGTAAGGGATGCAGCCTCACTGCTCTGGTGGCGAGGCTCTGCAAATGCTTTTCCTCAAGGAGAAGCACTTTCTGAGTCCTGTCACTCCCCAGAGGTGAGGAAAAATTCTGCGCTTAAGACACCTCATTCATAAGCGTGCACAGGAATCTTGGAACAGCAGCACTATAGCTACCCAGTAGAATtatcctggacactgaggtccagctctgagggtcttctggtggttccctcattgtgagaagtgaagttatggGGAATCGAGctaagggccttctcggtagtggtgcccgcctggtggaacaccctcccatcagatatcaaggaaataactatctggctttcagaagacatcttaaggcagccttgtatagagaagttttaaatgtttgatgttttattatgtttgatgtttttatttgttgaaagccacccagagttgccggggcaacccagtcagatgggcagcatataaataaattgttgttgtcttGAAGCCTAGCTCTTGTCTTCTGCAGCTACACCAATCTTACCCACTGCTTCAAACCTTTCTataatgcgctctctctctctctctctctctctctctctctctctctctcacacacacacacacacacacacacatgcagaagcCCCAGAATTTTTCTGCCTCAGAATCTGATCCCTTGTGAGCCCTCCCTCCAGTGTCCTAAAGGGACTACAGTATAGATTTGTTGATGGTGGTGGACAAGACCTCAGTCCAAACACTCAAGCCTGAATTAGAAGCACCACctgtgtggatgtgtgtgtgtgtgttgtacagGCTGGACACATGAGTGGAGTGTGTCTGTGCTGGAGGTGTGTGCGACAATCCTGCAAATCAGAATGGAGTGTGACAGAAAGAAGCACCTTGCCTGCAGCCAAACCTGGTTTGGAGAGCTAAGGGTGATCAAAAAGCTCCAGGAACATCGTTTTGGAATATttgatgaaaaataaaaatatgctgtTACTGAGCAGCTGTAAATCCAGGAAGTAGAATCTTAGCTCTAATGAACTCACCTCTGGGGTGCAGGACAGGAAAGGTTTGATGTGGATGTTGGAGCTGTACACCTTGAGATCATGATCACCCAAACCCCGCGTCACCCCAATAGTTGCCATCATTCGAGCCTAGGAGGAAAGTAAGGTGGGGAAGCCTTTTAATAGGATAGCAACATAATGAGCATCTGTGCAACTCGGATAGGCTCCTAGCACTCTggcttgccttgcatgcagaaggtcccaggttcataaGTATGGAAAGAAGGATCAGAGGCAGTCAGCCATAAAGCAGAATACAGATCTCAATTAAAATAGATGACTCAATTTTTGAGCATGCCACATGCCTCCTCCCATACCAGCCTGGCTATGCAttaagatctacagatgaagtcTTTCCCTGGGTGCCATCAATTGATGAACTATAcatttttgtttccttgttttaaattgattttatggGCTTTGTCCGCTTTCTAGTTTTATTATGTGTTGTCATCCTGTTTTTAGTGttgtatgaagtgtttttatgctTTCTCTTATTTTATAGGGCACTGAATTATATTGTATTGCTGTGTATTCACCCTAAAACCCATCAGGATGAAAGATGGTTTAAATTGTTTAAACATAACATACATTGTGTCCTATGGAGTGGGGGAACAAGCAGGTAGGTATCATACAAAAATTGCTCAGTGCAGACTTACCAATGAGCCGTCTCTGTCAAAGCCAAAGTGTGCTTCTGACACCAATATCGCATACCTCAACCTATATTATTAGGTCTACTCCGAATCCTCATGCCCTTGTTTAATGAAAATTCTCTCCACTTCTCCAACGATTTTCAAATGCGCTCAGTGCCTCACCTTTTTACCCTCTCCGTAAACAAGTGGAAACTTCAGGTCATCTTCTTCTATCCTTTTATATGCCCTAGTTAGAAAAAGAAATCACACAAAATGTGTTGCAGTGCAGATGAAAGTTagaataggaagctgccctagtaagaccactggtccatcaagctcagtactgttGCTATTGCGTGGCAACAGTTCTCCAGGTTTTCGGACAACAGACTGTCTCAGCCCTACCAGgcgatgttggggattgaatctgggaccttttgcatgcaaagcctgtgctctaccactgagctctggctGCTGTGAAAAGCACAACTGAATATCCTCTTCCCAATGCCAAGCAAGCAAACAACAAACTCAGGTCAGAACCATTTCACTTAGGTAATTTCCCTGAGTGTACAGGCATGCATTTGTACAAACACTCACAAAATACATGATTTTTCCCCACTGTTATCTTTGACCAAGCAGGATTACTTAAGTCATACAAAAATCTGCAGAAACTCTTTAGTAGGAGCAATAGCCATATGAGTGTGCACATCATACGCCTCTATAATACCAAAATaaactccctttttaaaaaatgccttcatTGTCGGTCTCCAGCTTTAGTaacacaacaaaaagaaaaaagggagaagtAGAGACTTTTCTAGTCCAGCAGAGTAGGGCAGTGGTGATGTAACTAGCCGTCACTAGAACACCAAGTTCCTTCGTCTTACATTTCTGATTGATTCTGGCAATCAGTGTAATCTAGATCAGATGAAAAGAGTTACCAGCCATTCATGTTTTGGTCCCTGTACAGCATCTTTTTCCCCACTTCCTTATGCTGGATTCTTCGAGGGAACTCGAGGTGAGTGAACTCATTCCCCAGCAGCTCAGGTCT
It encodes the following:
- the PPM1J gene encoding protein phosphatase 1J isoform X2; protein product: MASKLLHFQIRDQLRDLVDILQDSSLPPICLEDGPRTVLGQPNRVPLAEEDAEVPNNALPRFHMEKAVSHESLVVGAIENAFKQMDIQIEQERVARHASGGCCALAAVYLLGKFYVANAGDSRAIIIRNGEIIPMSREFTPETERQRLQFLGFLRPELLGNEFTHLEFPRRIQHKEVGKKMLYRDQNMNGWAYKRIEEDDLKFPLVYGEGKKARMMATIGVTRGLGDHDLKVYSSNIHIKPFLSCTPEVRVYDLTQYEHCPDDVLVLGTDGLWDVTNDREVANVVFDVLMGYEPNDPCRYTMVAQELVVRSRGVLKERGWRLANDKLGSGDDISVFVIPLGGPGNYT